The following is a genomic window from Pyricularia oryzae 70-15 chromosome 5, whole genome shotgun sequence.
CAATTTGGTGCAGTATGGAGTAAATGCAAACAGATGATGGCGGGAGGGGTCGCGACGCATCAAAAGATGAATGCTTTGACATGCCGAAAGGATGTTGACGGATTGGTGGTGACAGAGCAGAAGAAATAAACAAATCGGAGCTAACCTTGTAATAAATCTTTTCAGTGGTCTCGGGGAGCGTCACGGTCTTTTCGAAATTGTCGCCAACCTTGTCCAACTGGACCGTCTTTTTCCACTCGTCAAAGGTGCCTGTCACAAAGACGCTctcgccagcgttgggcCTGTGTCGTAATTTCAACGGGAAAATCATCAGcgatccatccatccatccaatTAGCCAGTCGCTCCTGCCGCCATGGAGCTCAACTCGAGACTCCGATGTTGCCGGACGCCCTTGCTTTTttcatttccttttttttttctcctttctttctttctgtaATTCCTCCTATTTTTCTCTCCGAATGTACTCCGTAGCTTGCGCATTACGATTCCGCGTGGCACACGAGTGCTCGATAGCTGTCTGCCACACCGTTTCATGTCGTGACAAgacaaccaaaaaccaaacaCCATTGATGGGCAGTAGTCATGACCAAAGTTTACTCACCACTTGAACGTGTATGTTCCCATCCTGACAAGCTGCTATATGGAAGTTTTAACGCGATACAACGGGTTTGGTAAAGCTGTTATGTTGGCTATCGGCGAGCTCGATGTTTGATGACTGCGGGGCCGGTGGTGGCCGGTGAAAAGCAATGACCAAATCGTTGGTTTGATGATGTGCAATAGCAAATAAGAAATATGTCGTGGCGCGCTGGTGACTCGTCTCGTCTTTATTAAAGGATGGCGTTTGGAACGGTTCGAATGGATGTCGAGTTTCTAGCAAGAGATAAACAAAGCGGCGCAGaggggaagaaaaagaagacggTTTAAAAAAATGCAGATAAAAAaatagataaaaaaaaaaacttcgtAGATCAAATCATTCAACCCGCAGCAGATTCCCTCAGAATCCAATCGTGGCGCTGGCCTTTTGCGCCGCTCCGCCTGTACAGTCGGAGTGGAGATGGATTCAGTACAGTCGACGTAATACGACAGGGGGGTTTGCGGTGTCCTTCTGTGACAGCAGCAGGGGTCCCGCATTGTATTAGTGGACCTCCAAAGTCCGTCAGCTGAGGTCCAAACCCATTTCGCCAGGCCGCTCTGCAAATTTTATGTCTATCCGCATGTCATCCACTGGCCATGCAAACTAAGCATTCGAATTTCGCAAGGAAGGTTTGTCCACCTGCACATTTTATGCACACACTAGAAACGATCTAGCTACCCGATTAAGACTGACGGAAGACGGAACCAGAAGTTcggatattttttttatcacgTTTTGCACCGGGTTTCTGTTAGCTCTGGTAAATTCAAtccttgaaaaaaaagggaaacccGAAACCAAATGCAAACAAGATTATTTCAAGACGCGTTTTGAAGCTATGCACGAGACTGCATGTGCAGCAGAAGGACAGCAAAGCACAGCACAACACAGCACAGCTCGTACAAGCACAACCGACATGAATTGACATTGGGATTGGATCCAATACATCCATAATCCACAACGGCCTAGCTGTCGGGCGGCCTGGCCTCTTCTACGTATGGCAACTCTCCACTGTCTGCCCTGGAGACGGGCCTTGTCAGTATGCGTCAGAGCGGGTAGGGCATGCGCTAATGGCTCTGGAAAGAATCAGAGACTTTCAGACTACCATGATACGTGAGGCCGCCTTTGTTGTCAACCCAGGAAGAGGGTAAGCGAAGCCAAACCAACCATCCGACCTCGGACGACACGCCTTCAAAAACCGCTTTTCAAACTTCGTACCTATTTTTTCCCCAATCGGCGGCTATTCTTGTCAGTCAGCTCTGTCTACTCAAGTCCAGTAGGTTCACGAAACACCCCCTGTCCGTGCCCAGGTGCGCCGCCCCCCGTCCACCCGTCCACCCGTCCACCCGTTCACCAGGGAACCCTACGcaacccagaaaaaaaaaacccttgaCAATCGCGGGGAAAGCTCTCTTTCCGCCAGTTGTCCAGCCCCCATTAATGGCTACAAGGGTTTGATATAGGCGGTCAACGCCTTGTCTAATGTCGAGTCGCATCGGTGAAGCGTAGAAAAAAGTCTACGGTGAGCAACATGCTTGCTTGTAGCTGGTTTTTTCCTTGTTCACCTTTAATTATTCTTCTCGTCCCTGTCGGTCAAGTGGGATGATCAGGGCGGGTTATCTCCTGCTTGGCTCAAGAGAGCTGCATGCAGACTAAACTCTGTAAAGTGAGGCTGTACTAGGTACGGGTTGCTACTCTGTAATCTGAGGTGCTGCAATACCCCCTGATAGCCGCTACATTTCCGAGTTCGTTACCCTGTCGATGCCGCGATCCGTCCCCAACCTCCCTATGATCGCTATCGGCTAAACACTTTTGATAAGGTCTCGGCGGTGAGCAATCCCGAAGGCTGGTGAATAGGAGCAATACACCTAGGGCATCATCCTCGCAGTTGTCATAGTGACTAGATAGTCTAAAGCCACAAGGGGGCAGGATATCATATACATGTGGCCATTCGAgaattcttttcttttctataGTAACGCTAGATTTATATACAGGTAGGGATATTATAATGACTGCAGCATATTGATCGTACCCTTCCTTGCATGGACTCAATGTCTTTATGGCCATACATATACCGCCTTAGTCCAAGGCTTACAATTTCCCCCTGTCCTGACCGCTCGCCTTGGCTTGATCCCTCGCATCCTGCATGCTCTTCAGCAGCGCATACACGCTCTGCAGCCTCGGCATCTCGACGCCCTTGGCCCTTGCGATGCGGACCGGATTGCCGACGATGACCTCGAGCTCGAGCGGTCGCCCGGCCTGCCAGTCGAGCAGCATGCTGGGGCCCTTGGAGCCCTTGTTGCGCTCGTTGCTGGCCAAGATCTTTTCGGGCGCCGCCAGGTCCGGAGGGAAAGGGCGACCCAGGACGCgcggggcggcggcgaagaTCTCATCCATGATGCCGCGCAGGTGCCGCCGCAGCTCCGGGTCTGTGGCCATGTGGGCGTTATTGCGGCCGCCGCTGAGGACCGAGGACGGGTTGAAGGCCGCGTTGATGACGAGCTTGTGCCACCGCACCGTCTGCAGACCTAGCTCGTCGCCTGCGTGCGACTCAACGTCCTTTATGCTCCCCAGCCTCGTCCACCAGTCAGTCAAGGCCATGACGCATGCAGAGCCCGCATCTCCGAGTTTGCGGCCCATTTCGGTGGTGATCTGACTGGAGCCGGATTTACCCTCGGCGTCGTCCGAGTATGAGGCTGAGTTGACGTAGGGGCCCAGGTAGAGGCGTGTCCAGCGGTTCTGGCGGACTGTGCCCGGATCAACGAGCTCGGCGCTGACCACGGTGACGGCGCTGACGATGGGGTTGCTGGGGAACCTGGACCGGTAGGGTGCCTCGACGCCTACGCCGTTCTGGATGAGTACTATGCACGTCTTCCCGGGAGTGACGAGTGGTGCAATGGTAGCCGCGTCATCGACACGGTCTGGCAAGGCCTTGGTGGTGACAATGACATAGTCCCATCCCTCCTTGGGTGGCTGGGCCCCTGCTGAAGATGATTGATCTGCTGCTGTGGGAGAGGCAGCCGAGACTGATGAGTAGACAGCTGCTGGCACAAAAGTATAATCCCCAAATGAGTGTGTGAGCATGCGCACGCCAGAGCGAACTAGGACTGGGTAGTTGGATCTGGCGATGAGAGAGACATTGACGTTCTCTTTGGGCTATATGGAAGGTAATACGTCAGCCAAAGTTGCGAGCTGGACTGGTAGAGCTTTAGCTTACGTGGTGAAGTCTCGAGGCATAAAAGCAGCccacggcgccggcgccaaCAAAGACGATATTAACTGGTCTGTGAGGTCAGATTCGAGTCCAAAGGTCCAATCGTCAAAGGGAGATTTGGTAACAGCATGATTTTACACATGTTCATGCCTACCTGTTTGAAGCCATGGCTTATCTCTGCTACTACAGCGTGCAAACTAAttcaaaaagacaaaacagAATAAAAACAAGGCACTCTTTTGACCCTGCTATCTAC
Proteins encoded in this region:
- a CDS encoding 2-dehydropantoate 2-reductase, with translation MASNRPVNIVFVGAGAVGCFYASRLHHPKENVNVSLIARSNYPVLVRSGVRMLTHSFGDYTFVPAAVYSSVSAASPTAADQSSSAGAQPPKEGWDYVIVTTKALPDRVDDAATIAPLVTPGKTCIVLIQNGVGVEAPYRSRFPSNPIVSAVTVVSAELVDPGTVRQNRWTRLYLGPYVNSASYSDDAEGKSGSSQITTEMGRKLGDAGSACVMALTDWWTRLGSIKDVESHAGDELGLQTVRWHKLVINAAFNPSSVLSGGRNNAHMATDPELRRHLRGIMDEIFAAAPRVLGRPFPPDLAAPEKILASNERNKGSKGPSMLLDWQAGRPLELEVIVGNPVRIARAKGVEMPRLQSVYALLKSMQDARDQAKASGQDRGKL